Proteins encoded by one window of Salvia splendens isolate huo1 chromosome 5, SspV2, whole genome shotgun sequence:
- the LOC121802590 gene encoding uncharacterized protein LOC121802590 isoform X1: MAWRGSLSRSLMSAARASTPRSSLPHATLRSPPVSSSRLNSRRLSFSNPSTLGELGCTQSLLSLHRTVAGTRLTSHLADNVRAFCELSHGT, from the exons ATGGCTTGGCGCGGTTCGCTTTCCCGATCGCTGATGTCCGCCGCTAGGGCTTCCACTCCCCGCTCATCGCTGCCACACGCCACCCTGCGTTCTCCTCCTGTTTCTTCCTCTCGCCTCAATTCACGTCGCCTCTCCTTCTCCAATCCCAG CACACTGGGGGAACTGGGATGCACCCAGTCGCTATTGTCACTGCATAGGACAGTGGCAGGAACACGGTTGACATCTCATTTGGCTGACAATGTGCGAGCTTTCTGTGAGCTGTCCCATG GTACCTGA
- the LOC121802590 gene encoding uncharacterized protein LOC121802590 isoform X2, producing the protein MAWRGSLSRSLMSAARASTPRSSLPHATLRSPPVSSSRLNSRRLSFSNPSTLGELGCTQSLLSLHRTVAGTRLTSHLADNVRAFCELSHGTLCRSCQDR; encoded by the exons ATGGCTTGGCGCGGTTCGCTTTCCCGATCGCTGATGTCCGCCGCTAGGGCTTCCACTCCCCGCTCATCGCTGCCACACGCCACCCTGCGTTCTCCTCCTGTTTCTTCCTCTCGCCTCAATTCACGTCGCCTCTCCTTCTCCAATCCCAG CACACTGGGGGAACTGGGATGCACCCAGTCGCTATTGTCACTGCATAGGACAGTGGCAGGAACACGGTTGACATCTCATTTGGCTGACAATGTGCGAGCTTTCTGTGAGCTGTCCCATGGTACCCTCTGCCGTTCTTGTCAGGATCGCTAA